From Plasmodium cynomolgi strain B DNA, scaffold: 0550, whole genome shotgun sequence, the proteins below share one genomic window:
- a CDS encoding hypothetical protein (putative), translating to MGKELVNMLATCYVIKSVKNILKEMKAHLLCSKNFNHVKHLDDDEFLKMRDLYDFYDNYIQLSPKNAHTDKNYCNNMIYLVHLYHTFLNKNPSGSLEFNDVLRHIQVLIDSITNTGRNHCEGKTFFIREPELFKPIVVQIQHLHNKLSGPDSKPSQEGVLDNVHTPKHSQENKKENIQKIPKNLKYQQLLCQKIALKEDNKIKTKNTQNNMKLLEDNNLMDKEDILKRTKNFHQVKIP from the exons atgggGAAGGAACTTGTAAATATGTTAGCTACTTGTTATGTGATCAAAtccgtaaaaaatattttaaaagagaTGAAGGCACATTTATTATGCTCAAAGAATTT TAATCATGTAAAACACTTAGATGATGATGAATTTCTAAAAATGAGAGACTTATAtgatttttatgataattataTACAGTTATCACCAAAAAATGCGCATACGGATAAAAATTACTGCAATAACATGATATATTTAGTTCACCTATatcatacttttttaaacaaaaatccATCCGGTAGCTTAGAATTTAATGATGTATTGAGGCACATTCAAGTACTAATAGACAGTATTACAAATACCGGAAGAAATCATTGTGAAgggaaaactttttttatacgtGAACCAGAATTATTTAAACCAATTGTGGTGCAAATACAACACCTCCACAACAAATTATCAGGACCAGATAGTAAACCATCACAAGAAGGCGTATTAGATAATGTACATACTCCAAAACATTCACAA GAGAACAAGAAAGAGAATATccaaaaaattccaaaaaatCTGAAGTATCAGCAACTTCTGTGTCAAAAGATCGCTTTGAAAGAGGACAACAAAATCAAAACCAAGAACACTCAGAACAACATGAAACTACTAGAAGACAACAACCTTATGGACAAGGAGGATATACTGAAACGAAcgaaaaattttcaccagGTAAAAATTCCATAG